In Sedimentibacter sp. MB31-C6, one genomic interval encodes:
- a CDS encoding winged helix-turn-helix transcriptional regulator has product MSDLKNKYSCSMELTMDLIGGKWKIRILWYLNMGTKRFSEVKRLIPDITPKMLTTQLREMERDNLITRKVYPEVPPKVEYSITEYGRNLQVTLEEMCKWGNKYAIDHDIKL; this is encoded by the coding sequence ATGTCAGATTTAAAGAATAAATACAGTTGCTCAATGGAACTAACTATGGATTTAATCGGTGGTAAATGGAAAATTAGAATTCTTTGGTATCTAAATATGGGTACAAAAAGATTTTCTGAGGTTAAAAGATTAATTCCTGATATTACCCCAAAAATGCTTACAACTCAGCTCCGAGAGATGGAACGTGATAATTTAATAACAAGGAAAGTATATCCAGAAGTGCCACCAAAGGTTGAATATTCTATAACGGAATATGGAAGAAACTTACAAGTTACGCTTGAGGAAATGTGCAAATGGGGTAATAAGTATGCTATTGATCATGATATTAAATTATAG
- a CDS encoding nitroreductase family protein — translation MEVIFNRRSIRKYVDKPVEKEKMEKLLRAAMQAPSAGNQQPWEFIIVEDKEVLKKLSEASPYSKMVANSPVTVVLLSRKEGVKFPPCIPQDMGAAAENLLLEAVQLGLGAVWLGIAPVQERMNYIKDLFSLPESIEPFALIPVGYPDGQKNEFVDRFDATRIHYENWK, via the coding sequence ATGGAAGTGATTTTTAACAGAAGAAGCATAAGAAAATATGTGGATAAACCAGTTGAAAAGGAAAAAATGGAAAAACTTTTAAGAGCAGCAATGCAGGCACCATCAGCAGGAAACCAACAGCCTTGGGAGTTTATAATCGTTGAAGATAAGGAGGTGTTAAAAAAGTTATCTGAGGCAAGTCCATATTCAAAAATGGTTGCAAATTCACCAGTTACAGTTGTTCTTTTATCAAGAAAAGAGGGAGTGAAATTCCCCCCTTGTATACCACAAGATATGGGGGCTGCTGCAGAAAATCTTCTTTTAGAAGCAGTACAGTTAGGACTTGGGGCAGTTTGGCTTGGAATTGCACCTGTTCAAGAAAGAATGAATTATATAAAGGACCTATTTAGTTTGCCCGAAAGTATTGAACCTTTTGCATTAATACCAGTAGGATATCCAGATGGTCAGAAAAATGAATTTGTAGATAGATTTGATGCAACAAGAATTCATTATGAAAATTGGAAATAA
- a CDS encoding NifU family protein has protein sequence MENMILKALEKIRPALQRDGGDVKFVDVNDEGVVRVQLQGACGNCPGALMTIKMFIEQVLKEEVPGVKEVIGV, from the coding sequence ATGGAAAATATGATATTAAAAGCATTGGAAAAGATTCGCCCAGCATTACAAAGAGACGGTGGAGATGTAAAATTTGTTGATGTTAACGATGAAGGAGTTGTTAGGGTTCAGCTTCAGGGGGCGTGCGGCAATTGTCCGGGCGCATTAATGACCATTAAAATGTTTATTGAACAAGTTTTAAAGGAAGAAGTACCTGGAGTTAAAGAAGTTATAGGAGTTTAG